A stretch of the Schistocerca serialis cubense isolate TAMUIC-IGC-003099 chromosome 2, iqSchSeri2.2, whole genome shotgun sequence genome encodes the following:
- the LOC126456910 gene encoding proline-rich protein 2-like, with the protein MRATVAALVLCLVVAACRSQETPPGPPGPTEGPQPTGPPGPPTGGPEPTGPPGTPTGGPEPTGPPTGGPQPTGPPGTPTGGPEPTGGPQPTGEPQPTGPPGPPSGGLWVF; encoded by the exons ATGAGGGCGACAGTGGCAGCTCTCGTCCTGTGTCTTGTG GTGGCAGCATGCCGCAGCCAGGAGACTCCACCTGGCCCTCCTGGACCAACTGAAGGGCCACAACCAACTGGACCACCTGGCCCACCAactggaggtcctgaaccaactgGTCCACCAGGCACACCTactggaggtcctgaaccaactgGACCACCTACTGGGGGTCCTCAACCAACTGGACCACCAGGCACACCTACTGGGGGTCCTGAACCAACTGGAGGACCCCAGCCAACTGGTGAACCACAGCCTACAGGCCCACCAGGGCCACCATCTGGGGGGCTTTGGGTTTTTTGA